Proteins encoded within one genomic window of Xylophilus sp. GOD-11R:
- a CDS encoding tripartite tricarboxylate transporter substrate binding protein — protein sequence MFKKILLGLVGVATAVTAWAQPGAADYPARPVKLIAVATAGAGGDVLARLMADRMGAILKTSFIVDNRPGAGGSLAMEGVARAAPDGYTIGLGGFTSNVLLPIVRKKMSYDPIKDFAPIAQIGTASILLAVTNDFAATDLKSLIALAKQNPKEGLLYASWGVGSTGHFCGELLNQRAGINTSHVPYKGTGPIVNDLLGGQIKMAYIDMATATPLVKSGRLRAIAACVKRSPSLPDVPSFEESGIDFSGKSALAPMWAFYAPAGTPQPVLDKLAAAMKQALDQPDMAAKLLELGVTKDYVPGAAYHALLAAGIPQWKEIATNSNIHVDE from the coding sequence ATGTTCAAGAAGATCCTGCTCGGCCTGGTCGGCGTCGCCACGGCGGTGACGGCCTGGGCGCAACCGGGCGCGGCCGACTACCCGGCGCGGCCGGTCAAGCTGATCGCGGTGGCGACGGCCGGCGCCGGCGGCGACGTGCTGGCGCGGCTGATGGCCGACCGCATGGGCGCCATCCTCAAGACCTCGTTCATCGTGGACAACCGGCCCGGCGCCGGCGGCTCGCTGGCGATGGAGGGCGTGGCGCGCGCCGCACCCGACGGCTACACCATCGGCCTGGGCGGCTTCACCTCCAACGTGCTGCTGCCCATCGTGCGCAAGAAGATGAGCTACGACCCGATCAAGGACTTCGCGCCCATCGCGCAGATCGGCACCGCGTCGATCCTGCTGGCGGTGACCAACGACTTTGCCGCGACCGACCTCAAATCGCTGATCGCCCTGGCCAAACAGAACCCGAAGGAGGGCCTGCTCTACGCCAGCTGGGGCGTGGGCTCGACCGGGCATTTCTGCGGCGAACTGCTCAATCAGCGCGCCGGCATCAACACCAGCCACGTGCCCTACAAAGGCACCGGCCCCATCGTGAACGACCTGCTCGGCGGCCAGATCAAGATGGCCTATATCGACATGGCGACCGCCACGCCCTTGGTCAAGTCCGGCCGGCTCCGGGCCATCGCGGCCTGCGTCAAGCGCAGCCCCAGCCTGCCCGACGTGCCTTCGTTCGAGGAGTCCGGCATCGACTTCTCGGGCAAGAGCGCGCTGGCGCCCATGTGGGCCTTCTATGCGCCGGCCGGCACGCCGCAGCCGGTGCTCGACAAGCTCGCGGCCGCCATGAAGCAGGCGCTCGACCAGCCCGACATGGCCGCCAAGCTGCTCGAACTCGGCGTCACCAAGGACTACGTGCCCGGTGCCGCTTACCACGCGCTGCTGGCCGCCGGCATTCCGCAGTGGAAGGAGATCGCCACCAACTCCAACATCCACGTCGACGAATGA
- a CDS encoding carboxymuconolactone decarboxylase family protein, translated as MLQTDIPHSSRLPLRPPPYEAHVSKLVESSAFSGLSPVNLRRALAHHPQLAAAFQSMAHVVLFGGAVGEREREISIIRTGALTRSEYEWGMHVSIYADKCGLSDAQIHELTCCASWTELSEGLWTQAERLVVRMVDELHRHSTLSDAAWRELNATWPQEQVMELIFSSSFYHMAAFFLNSAAVPLEAGQARFPAGVSQAAVPDD; from the coding sequence ATGCTGCAAACCGACATTCCCCATTCCAGCCGCCTGCCGTTGCGTCCCCCCCCGTACGAGGCGCATGTGAGCAAGCTCGTCGAAAGCTCGGCTTTCAGCGGCCTGTCTCCGGTCAACCTGCGGCGGGCGCTGGCCCACCACCCGCAGCTGGCGGCGGCCTTCCAGTCGATGGCGCACGTGGTGCTCTTCGGCGGCGCGGTCGGCGAGCGGGAGCGGGAGATTTCCATCATCCGCACCGGCGCGCTCACCCGCTCCGAGTACGAGTGGGGCATGCACGTCAGCATCTACGCCGACAAGTGCGGCCTGAGCGATGCGCAGATCCACGAACTGACCTGCTGCGCGAGCTGGACCGAACTGTCCGAGGGCCTGTGGACGCAGGCCGAGCGGCTGGTGGTGCGCATGGTCGACGAACTGCACCGGCACTCCACGCTGTCCGATGCCGCCTGGCGCGAACTCAACGCGACCTGGCCCCAGGAGCAGGTGATGGAGCTGATTTTTTCGTCGAGCTTCTATCACATGGCCGCCTTCTTCCTGAACTCGGCGGCGGTGCCGCTCGAGGCAGGGCAGGCGCGCTTTCCCGCCGGTGTATCGCAGGCGGCGGTGCCCGACGACTGA
- a CDS encoding 2,4'-dihydroxyacetophenone dioxygenase family protein, producing the protein MPLPKTVHPQTRLLTVNIHDAAGVPMRDEGVTLTPLYLDREKGTWVLYARFEPGARLPTHFHTGTVHFFTTKGTWWYDEHPEDPQTEGSYLYEPGGAVHTFTVHADAKEAAEGFMVVDGANINFVDGEYHSIVDAGALEDGIRKAAQYNNMPMPRYIRPRGGAGFSDD; encoded by the coding sequence ATGCCGCTTCCCAAGACCGTCCATCCCCAGACCCGGCTGCTCACCGTCAACATCCACGACGCCGCCGGCGTGCCGATGCGCGACGAGGGCGTCACCCTCACCCCGCTCTACCTCGACCGCGAGAAGGGCACCTGGGTGCTCTATGCCCGCTTCGAGCCCGGCGCCCGCCTGCCCACGCACTTCCACACCGGCACGGTGCACTTCTTCACCACCAAGGGCACCTGGTGGTACGACGAGCATCCGGAAGACCCGCAGACCGAAGGCAGCTACCTCTACGAGCCCGGCGGCGCGGTGCATACCTTCACCGTGCATGCCGATGCCAAGGAAGCCGCCGAAGGCTTCATGGTGGTCGACGGCGCCAACATCAACTTCGTCGACGGCGAGTACCACAGCATCGTCGACGCCGGCGCGCTGGAAGACGGCATTCGCAAGGCCGCGCAATACAACAACATGCCGATGCCGCGCTATATCCGGCCGCGCGGCGGCGCGGGCTTCTCCGACGACTGA
- a CDS encoding substrate-binding domain-containing protein, producing MKARPTIRDVAHAAGVSLGTASRALNRSGRVSEDAVAKVSKAARQLGYEPDAIAQSMRTRSTGVIGVLVSDFANPLYARILTSIETELQRAGYTLLLASTHNDSKREKALIDLFRRRRIDGLVLGPCESESPEFIERLSAELPLVALDRDFSPASTGIQVDHYHGALQATRHLLNLGHQRIALMTPGRELRPGRERIAGFTDAYRERGLQPDPKLIRAEKSAMEFAFSEALALLSGPLAPTAFVCLGTRILAGVLQSLRHSGRSVPEDASVISVGDADLAQLFNPAITALAWDLEAMGRVIVQLMLKRLDSKATPEPERIVITTQLILRDSCAPHTGVTRAARTSQA from the coding sequence ATGAAAGCCAGACCCACCATCCGCGATGTCGCGCACGCCGCCGGTGTGTCGCTGGGCACCGCCTCCCGCGCGCTCAACCGCAGCGGACGGGTCAGCGAGGACGCGGTGGCCAAGGTGAGCAAAGCCGCCCGCCAGCTGGGCTACGAGCCCGACGCCATCGCCCAGAGCATGCGCACCCGCTCCACCGGCGTGATCGGCGTGCTGGTCTCCGACTTCGCCAATCCGCTCTACGCGCGCATCCTCACCTCGATCGAGACCGAGCTGCAGCGCGCCGGCTACACCTTGCTGCTGGCCAGCACGCACAACGACAGCAAGCGCGAGAAGGCGCTGATCGACCTGTTCCGGCGGCGGCGCATCGACGGGCTGGTGCTCGGCCCCTGCGAGAGCGAGTCGCCCGAATTCATCGAACGGCTGTCGGCCGAGCTCCCGCTGGTGGCGCTCGACCGCGACTTCTCTCCCGCCAGCACCGGCATCCAGGTCGACCACTACCACGGTGCCCTGCAGGCCACCCGCCACCTGCTCAACCTCGGTCACCAGCGCATCGCGCTCATGACGCCCGGGCGCGAGCTGCGGCCTGGCCGTGAACGCATCGCCGGTTTCACCGACGCCTACCGCGAACGCGGGCTGCAGCCCGACCCCAAGCTGATCCGCGCCGAGAAGTCGGCCATGGAGTTCGCCTTCAGCGAGGCGCTCGCCCTGCTGTCGGGCCCGCTGGCGCCCACCGCCTTCGTGTGCCTGGGCACGCGCATCCTGGCGGGCGTGCTGCAGTCGCTGCGGCATTCAGGCCGCTCGGTGCCCGAGGACGCGAGCGTCATCAGCGTCGGCGACGCCGACCTGGCCCAGCTCTTCAACCCCGCCATCACCGCGCTGGCTTGGGACCTGGAAGCCATGGGCCGGGTCATCGTGCAGCTCATGCTCAAGCGGCTCGACAGCAAGGCCACGCCCGAGCCCGAACGCATCGTCATCACCACCCAGCTGATCCTGCGCGATTCGTGCGCGCCGCATACCGGCGTGACCCGCGCCGCACGGACTTCGCAGGCCTGA
- a CDS encoding GFA family protein — protein sequence MSIRSVGGVAVQPRHRLSCHCGAVVLELDLPDGIVDPRHCNCSMCRRRAAVVASVPLAGIRVVQGGEHLRLYQFNTMVARHYFCGRCGIYTHHQRRSRPELYGYNVGGLEGIDPFLIEGVPVNDGVNHPADRPPHDRGAG from the coding sequence ATGTCCATCCGTTCCGTCGGCGGCGTCGCCGTCCAGCCCCGCCACCGCCTGTCGTGCCACTGTGGCGCGGTCGTGCTCGAACTCGACCTGCCCGACGGCATCGTCGACCCGCGACATTGCAACTGCTCGATGTGCCGCCGCCGGGCCGCGGTAGTTGCCTCGGTACCGCTGGCGGGCATCCGTGTCGTGCAGGGCGGAGAGCACCTGCGGCTCTACCAGTTCAACACCATGGTCGCCCGGCACTACTTCTGTGGCCGGTGCGGCATCTACACCCACCACCAGCGGCGCTCCCGCCCCGAGCTCTACGGCTACAACGTCGGCGGACTCGAAGGCATCGACCCCTTCCTCATCGAAGGCGTTCCGGTGAACGACGGGGTGAACCATCCGGCGGACCGGCCGCCCCACGATCGCGGCGCCGGTTGA
- a CDS encoding chemotaxis protein CheB, with the protein MLLQDPEDPAFPKTDLPFPVVGIGASAGGVAALQRLLASLPPTPGMAFVVVMHLSAEHESLLGEILQRSGHLPVCTVTATTPIEVDHVYVISPALRLVMTDGHLDVFPLTPMEGSRSPIDLFFRSLAQAQAERSIGVVLTGTGSDGAQGLRRIKELGGVALAQSPEDAEFDAMPRAAIQTGIVDFVIPIAEMASKLLELWRNARRIELPSPPPSLLVERAQGEAELQAEEALASIKALLRERTGHDFSHYKRGTVLRRLERRMQVNGVADLPAYRQLLDTELPETPALLQDMLISVTNFFRDPEAFGALEQAVRSRVAERHPGEPFRAWVAGCATGEEAYSLCILLREVLGAGATIQLFASDIDERAISAARTGVFPSSIASDVSADRLRNFFVVENNGLRINKATRDMVVFSAHNVLHDPPFTRMDLICCRNLLIYLDRFAQTQVLRSFHFALKQRGLLFLGSSETVDAAEGLFESVNKSHRVYCASPKLPRARSLPLLPSKVPEQLSPTMRAPSKERSKPPLELLHERVLRNYAPPTVLVDAEDTVLHVSERASHLLRLPEGAPTSKLLALARPELRAELRAALTRATETGLIVEAPRVRLTIGGQLHTVIMTVRPATDELPRGLMLVVFDEAQESMVVPAGSIALRDPVVESLEAELLKTQERLKNMVGESTASTEELRASNEELQTINEELRSTSEELETSREELQAVNEELTTVNTELTLRMEDTSKLNDDLQNLMNSAEIGTVFVDREMRVKRFTPQAATIFNLLATDAGRPLLDITHRLDYPDLAVDVRDVLRDLKRIEREVRSDDQRCFLARAVPYRTTDDRIEGAVLAFFDITARRATEEQLRLSERRMRLVAESMRDYAIITMDTAGTIATWSPGAEKIFGYSAADAVGASFELIFTPEDREAGKAREELHKAREAGRADDNRWHLRKDGERVFCSGITSPLDDGRFTGFAKICRNFTAEEMRNRGREEALSAERATSSRLQEVDTMKDEFLAVVSHELKNPLSIIQMNAQLLARLPSFQGDKRALRATDAMKGAVLSQLQLINDLLELSRANMAKLVLSPAMTDMAELVRNIVEAATPDIEAKRQHLTLNIAELNIRADAVRVEQIVWNLVTNAIKFTPEGGGVQIGLAREDDMAVLTVTDDGIGMEAGNLAGVFEMFGQVDAGPSRRGGGLGIGLALVRQLVDLHGGRVAASSAGLGKGSCFTVWLPLAGLPARTLDASPAGGFRGMRILMIDDEVDMLEAFASILRDEGALVTTASNAIEGIERLDAGKFDAVISDIGMPQHDGYWLAEAIRGQADTRNIALVAVSGMAREADIQRAMAAGFDAHLGKPVDLTALESALMDAIGRRMSFAAT; encoded by the coding sequence GGCGCTTCGGCCGGGGGCGTAGCGGCGTTGCAGCGCCTGCTGGCGTCGCTGCCTCCCACGCCCGGCATGGCGTTCGTGGTGGTCATGCATCTGAGCGCCGAGCACGAAAGTCTGCTCGGAGAAATTTTGCAGCGCAGTGGACATTTGCCGGTATGCACGGTGACGGCGACGACACCGATCGAAGTCGACCATGTCTACGTGATCTCGCCAGCCCTTCGGCTGGTCATGACGGACGGCCATCTCGACGTCTTTCCCCTCACGCCGATGGAAGGAAGCCGCAGTCCGATCGACCTGTTCTTCCGCAGCCTGGCCCAGGCCCAAGCCGAGCGATCGATCGGTGTGGTGCTGACGGGTACCGGCAGCGATGGCGCACAGGGCCTGCGGCGCATCAAGGAACTCGGTGGCGTGGCGTTGGCCCAGAGTCCGGAAGACGCCGAATTCGACGCGATGCCGCGCGCGGCCATCCAGACCGGCATCGTGGACTTCGTGATCCCGATCGCGGAGATGGCATCCAAGCTGCTGGAGCTGTGGCGCAACGCCCGGCGCATCGAGCTGCCGTCGCCGCCGCCGAGCCTGCTGGTGGAAAGAGCGCAGGGCGAGGCAGAGCTGCAGGCCGAGGAGGCGCTGGCCTCGATCAAAGCCCTGCTGCGCGAGCGCACCGGCCACGATTTCTCGCACTACAAGCGCGGCACGGTGCTGCGGAGGCTGGAGCGGCGCATGCAGGTCAATGGTGTGGCCGACTTGCCCGCCTATCGGCAGCTGCTCGACACCGAGCTGCCCGAGACGCCCGCCTTGTTGCAGGACATGCTGATCAGCGTGACCAATTTCTTCCGCGATCCCGAGGCTTTCGGCGCGTTGGAGCAGGCGGTGCGCTCCCGGGTGGCCGAGCGCCATCCGGGCGAGCCCTTTCGCGCCTGGGTGGCGGGCTGCGCGACGGGGGAAGAGGCCTACTCGCTCTGCATCCTGCTGCGCGAAGTGCTCGGCGCGGGCGCGACCATTCAGCTGTTCGCATCGGACATCGACGAACGCGCCATCTCTGCGGCCCGCACCGGTGTGTTTCCGTCGTCCATCGCCAGCGATGTCAGCGCCGACCGGCTGCGCAATTTCTTCGTCGTGGAAAACAACGGCCTGCGCATCAACAAGGCCACGCGGGACATGGTGGTGTTTTCGGCGCACAACGTGTTGCACGATCCGCCGTTCACCCGCATGGACCTGATCTGCTGCCGCAACCTGCTGATCTACCTGGACCGGTTCGCGCAGACCCAGGTGTTGCGCAGTTTCCATTTCGCGTTGAAGCAGCGCGGCCTGCTGTTTCTCGGCAGCTCCGAGACCGTCGATGCGGCGGAGGGGCTGTTCGAGAGCGTCAACAAGAGCCATCGTGTCTATTGCGCCAGTCCCAAGTTGCCGCGTGCGCGTTCGCTGCCTTTGCTGCCCAGCAAGGTTCCCGAGCAGCTGTCGCCCACCATGCGGGCACCCAGCAAGGAGCGTTCCAAGCCGCCGCTCGAATTGCTGCATGAACGCGTGCTGCGCAACTATGCGCCGCCCACCGTGCTGGTCGATGCCGAAGACACGGTGCTGCATGTGAGCGAGCGGGCATCGCACCTGCTGCGGCTGCCCGAAGGCGCCCCCACGTCCAAGCTGCTGGCGCTGGCACGTCCCGAACTGCGTGCCGAGTTGCGTGCGGCGCTGACCCGTGCCACCGAAACCGGGCTGATCGTGGAGGCGCCGCGTGTGCGCCTGACCATCGGCGGCCAACTCCACACCGTGATCATGACCGTGCGCCCGGCCACCGACGAGCTGCCGCGCGGCCTGATGCTGGTGGTGTTCGACGAAGCCCAGGAAAGCATGGTGGTGCCAGCCGGCAGCATCGCGCTGCGTGATCCGGTGGTGGAATCGCTGGAAGCCGAGCTGCTCAAGACGCAGGAACGTCTGAAGAACATGGTGGGCGAATCCACTGCATCCACCGAAGAGCTGCGCGCATCCAACGAAGAGTTGCAGACCATCAACGAGGAACTGCGCTCCACCAGCGAGGAGCTGGAAACCAGTCGCGAGGAGCTGCAGGCGGTCAACGAGGAGCTGACCACGGTCAACACGGAACTCACGTTGCGCATGGAGGACACCTCCAAGCTCAACGACGACCTCCAGAACCTGATGAATTCCGCCGAGATCGGCACGGTCTTCGTCGACCGGGAGATGCGCGTGAAACGCTTCACCCCGCAGGCGGCGACCATCTTCAACCTGCTGGCGACCGACGCCGGCCGACCGCTGCTCGACATCACCCATCGGCTCGATTACCCGGATCTCGCGGTCGACGTGCGCGACGTGCTGCGCGACCTCAAGCGCATCGAGCGCGAGGTCCGCAGCGACGACCAGCGCTGTTTCCTGGCACGCGCCGTGCCCTACCGCACCACCGACGACCGCATCGAAGGCGCGGTGCTGGCCTTCTTCGACATCACCGCGCGGCGCGCCACCGAGGAGCAGCTGCGCCTGAGCGAGCGGCGCATGCGTCTGGTGGCCGAAAGCATGCGCGACTACGCGATCATCACCATGGACACCGCCGGTACCATCGCCACCTGGAGCCCGGGCGCCGAAAAGATCTTCGGCTACAGCGCCGCCGACGCGGTGGGCGCTTCTTTCGAGCTGATCTTCACGCCGGAAGACCGCGAGGCCGGCAAGGCGCGCGAGGAACTGCACAAGGCCCGGGAAGCGGGCCGGGCCGACGACAACCGCTGGCACCTGCGCAAGGACGGCGAGCGCGTGTTCTGCAGCGGCATCACCAGTCCGCTCGACGACGGCCGCTTCACGGGGTTTGCCAAGATTTGCCGTAACTTCACGGCCGAGGAAATGCGCAACCGAGGCCGCGAAGAGGCTCTGAGCGCCGAACGCGCGACCAGCAGCCGGCTGCAGGAGGTGGACACCATGAAGGACGAGTTCCTGGCGGTGGTGTCGCACGAGCTCAAGAACCCGCTGTCGATCATTCAGATGAACGCGCAACTGCTGGCGCGGCTTCCTTCTTTTCAGGGCGACAAACGGGCGCTCCGGGCGACCGATGCCATGAAAGGCGCCGTGCTCAGCCAGCTACAGCTCATCAACGACCTGCTCGAATTGTCACGCGCCAACATGGCCAAGCTGGTGCTCTCGCCGGCCATGACGGACATGGCAGAGCTGGTGCGCAATATTGTCGAGGCCGCCACGCCCGACATCGAGGCCAAGCGCCAGCACCTGACGCTGAATATCGCCGAGTTGAACATCCGCGCAGACGCGGTCCGCGTCGAGCAGATCGTCTGGAATCTGGTGACCAACGCGATCAAGTTCACGCCCGAAGGCGGCGGTGTGCAGATCGGACTGGCGCGCGAGGACGACATGGCCGTGCTGACCGTGACCGATGACGGCATCGGCATGGAAGCCGGTAACCTGGCCGGCGTGTTCGAGATGTTCGGCCAGGTCGACGCGGGGCCGAGCCGCCGCGGCGGGGGACTGGGCATCGGGCTGGCGCTGGTCCGGCAGTTGGTCGACCTGCATGGCGGGCGGGTCGCGGCCAGCTCGGCCGGGCTTGGAAAAGGGTCGTGCTTCACCGTGTGGCTTCCCCTGGCCGGACTGCCGGCGCGCACACTCGACGCCAGTCCGGCTGGCGGGTTCAGGGGCATGCGCATCCTCATGATCGACGACGAGGTGGACATGCTCGAAGCGTTCGCTTCGATCCTGCGGGACGAGGGCGCCCTGGTCACGACGGCGTCGAACGCGATCGAGGGCATCGAACGGCTCGACGCCGGCAAATTCGATGCGGTGATTTCGGACATCGGCATGCCCCAGCACGACGGGTACTGGTTGGCCGAGGCCATCCGTGGCCAGGCCGACACCCGCAACATCGCGCTGGTAGCGGTATCGGGAATGGCGCGCGAGGCGGATATACAGCGAGCGATGGCGGCCGGCTTCGATGCCCACCTGGGAAAACCCGTAGATCTGACCGCGCTCGAAAGTGCTTTGATGGACGCCATCGGACGTCGAATGTCGTTTGCCGCCACCTAA